AAAGGGGTGGTTTTGGTGTCTGGAAAGTAGATTTTTTGAAAAAAACTTAGGGTTTTGTATTTGTAAGGATGATGAAAGGGTTAAAATTTTCGTCATTTTCCATTTTAATAATTTAGCTATGAATGCTTTATACATTTCACATTGAAGTGAAAAAATCTTGAATTTTATTTTTTAACCAGCCCAGGATAGACTGAAATGCTGCTTTCTTCAATGCCCCAAAGTTTCAATAATTTTCCCAACACTATTTTACTCAATTCCAACAAATTGTCAAATTTTTTCTTTTCTGCTGAGATTTCAATAAACCTCTCCAAACCATTGATGATTCTTTGTCTGAATCTACTTCTTCCCCATTTTTTATCATCTTCAATGACACCTTTGATGTAGGACAGCAAAACTGACAGCCATGCAAAACTACAAGCGACATATTCTTTGTTGTATATTTCGTCCTGTTCAGCTATTCTAAATCCATTTCCAATCAGTTCTTTTCTATATTCTTCTTCTATTTGTTTGCCTTCCTTTGCAGGTATTTCCATCGCCCAAATACTTTGCAAATTATTCATAATCATAGACTAATGAATTAAAATAATATTTTTTTCTAACCAAATCTTTCATTATTCCATTCAGCAGCATCGTTGGGAACATTCCGAATAAATCAGAACTTTGAAAAAACACAGCGACATTTATTCCTCCAATTCTCCGTAAATTCGCCCCGACAATTCCCATTTTCACATAAACCAAATCCATGACCTACCAAGAACTCGGACAATTTCACTGACCAAAGAGATTGGCGCATTCCAGAAAGAGTGCATGAAGTTGGTGAAACGAGAAGAAAAAGCCAAACGTTTGGCAATGAACCACAAAATTACAGCGCAACTCCCAGCCTACTCCTCTCCTATTTCAACTGCTGATTCTGCCGATTTTTTCTACTACAAAGACCGTCTTATTCCCCACCATTTTCAAGTCATTGAAGAAAAATTCCCCACTTCCTTTGTCCGCACCCACCAACACTATATCCTCAATCTGCTCCACATTAACACTATTGACAGCCGAGAGCGCATGGTATATCTGCATCCCAAATGGCAATGGCAAGTGCCGATTGCACACCGACAACATACTGCTTTTTTGAAGCACATTGAGAAGTTATAAGAAAGTTAATTATGGCATTCATAACCCGTTGTCCAACTTTTTAGGTATTGTCAAGGTTTTACGACATAACAAAATTTGCAGCAATATTTCAAGTGAAAGGCGAAACCTTGACAACAATTTCTAATATTGTCAATGGTTGAACAAAAAAACGGCTTCCTCTACCCTCACAGTAGAAAAAGCCGTTTTTTTTATTGATGAAATCTATAAAAATCTCTCCGTCAAGCGTCCACCGTCTATCGTTTGATAAACTTGCTACTAATCACTTCATCTCCCGCCTGAATCTTCACAACATACACACCCACAGGATAATCCATCACATCCAAGCGAATCATGTTCTGCATATTCGCAGAAGAAAGTTCATTCACACTCATGCGTTGTCCCGTCATTCCATACACTTCAATCGTTGCATCACCAGGAATCATCGTGAAGTTGATGGTCACAAAATCTTTGGCAGGAACAGGCAAGATGCTGTTGATGGTCAGTTCGGTAAGCGTTTCCTCAACATTTTCAGTAGTAGAGAATGGTGTAGAAATCGATTTACCAGGGCCATCGTCATTGCAGCCTGTCACCTGAATCACTGCATAAGAAGTATCACATTGACCGAAAGCATTGCAGCCAACGATGGTAATAATTTCTTGTCCTGCAAAAAGCGGCAAGGCTGTGTATTGAATACATCCATCGTCCAACATTTGTAAGCTACAACTGTAAGTCGTATTTGCAGAGGTAATCGTTATATTATCGCTATTAGGAAGTCCGCAAAATTCAGGACAAATGACCAAAGGTTGCAATGGTTCAGCACACAAGTACAAGGTGTCTTTGCAGGATTTACCTGTCACTTCAATCGTTACCGTAGCCTCATCACACGCACCATGGGAATCACAGATTTGGTAGGTAAACGAATCTTCACCCACATAACCAGGAAGCGGCGTGTATTCAAACAAGTTACCGTTCAATACCACAACACCCGAAGATGGTTCGGTAAAGGCAGTAATGGTGAAGGTATCGCCATCAGGGTCAGAATCATTGTCCATGACTGCAATGGCAATCGTATTGCCAAGTGGCGATACCGCACTGTCATCTACCGCAATCGGAGGATTGTTCACATCGCTACAATCGTTGGATACAGTGATGTAAACATAGCTCGTATCGCAAACCGTTCCGTCCAAGGTGCAAGCAATGATTTCTACGACATCGTTCCCTGCAAAGAGTGGCAAGGCTGTGTAGGTGATACATTGATCGGCTACTGAAATGCTACAATTGTAGGTCGTTTTGGCAGAAGTAATTTCGTATTCGCCGTCCAAACAGAAGTCAGGACAAATTTCGATAGGTGTAATCGGTTTCACACAGATATTGAAATCTTCCGTTTCGCAAGGATTATCGGGCAAGGTTACATCAATGGTCACAACTGCTGTATTACAAGAACCACATTCGTTGCAAATTTGATAGGTCAATTGATCCACACCTTCAAAACCTTCATTGGGTACATAATCAATGATACCGTTGGTGCTAATCGTTGCTGTACCATTTGCAGGATTGCTGGTGATGGCTGTTGTCCAACCATCGTAACACATATCGTAGTCGTTTGCCCACACATTGACGCTGATGCCATCGTAGCCAGAAGTAGTGTTGGTAACGCTGCCATTAAACATTGTTGAAGTAGGCGCAATGGAAGCGACATCGTTTACAGCATTTGGCGGCAAACAACCTACTGCAATCAAGAATACTTCTTGGTGGCAATCGGTCAAATCGTTTTCGTTGCAAATCGTAAGCGTCACAATTTCGTTTCCTTCAAAACCCGGTAGTGGCGTGTATTCCACACAATTGCTGGAAGAAGATTGGATGCTGCAATCGAAGAGTGTATGTGTGGCATCTGGCAACAGAATTTCACCTGCCTCCAAATTTACACACAATTCAATGGTTGTCAATTGTCCTGTACAGTATTCGGCTGGTGAACCACCACCGTCTATTGTAAATCCAAAGTCGGCATCCAAATAGATTTCACCCGATGCCAAATTGTAAGTGACAGTAATCGGTGTTGAAGGAATCAAGCCAACAGGTGCAGTCGTTTCGTCCACTATCACAGTGTATTCACCTTCTGGTAAATCTTCAAACAAATAGTAACCATCCAAGTTGGTAATCACAGTGCGAATCGGATGTCCACCAGCATCATAAATGGTAACGGTCACGCCTCCAATTCCAATCTCAAACGAATCCAAATCGCCATCTCCGTCAATATCAAACCATACCAAATCTCCAATTGCACCCAACAGTTCTTCTTCTGGCATGAACCCAAAGTCAGCTATCAAGTATTGGTCGCCTTCACCTAAGTTCACATTGAAGCTATTGACAGTCGTAATCGTTGTGCCTAATGGCCCTGCACCTACTGTCACCACATAATTCCCTGCTGGTAACTCGTCAAACAAGTAATATCCTGTTACATTGGTCGTCGTTGTGATGCTTGTACCATCGGGCAAGGTCAAAGTGACAGTTACACCTGCAATCCCTACTTCTGATGGATCTTTCACGCCATCACCATCGGTATCATACCAAACCAAATCTCCAATTGCACCCAATCCATCAGAAGGCTGATAACCAAAATCCAAGCCGTCAATGTGTTCGTTGTAGCCTAATTCCGTCACAAGAACGATTGGGGTCGTAATGGTTTCGCCATTTGGTCCTGTTGTTTCTGCTTGAACGCTGTAATTGCCAGAATTCAAGCCTACAAAAATGTATGTTCCATCAGGATTGGTAATCGTTGAAGCAATAACATTTCCGTTGCCGTCCAACAGTGTTACTTCAATGCCTCCCAAGATGTCTTCGTTAGCATCTTTCACACCATCACCGTCCAAATCCAACCATGTCAAACCGCCCAAACTGCTCACTCCATCAACTGGTTCGTAACCAAAATCAAGATTGCCTACATAATCACCAGAGAACAAAACAGTGGTCAATTCCATTGGAGTCGTAAGGGTTTCGCCATTTGGTCCAAATTCAGGAACCATCACCGTGTATTCGCCAGGAACCAATCCACTGAAAGTGTAATTTCCATCAGGGTCAGTAGTAGTTGTTGCGAAGATATTGCCGTCTGCATCCAAAAGTGTCACAGGAACGCCCTCAATACCTACTTCATTCAAATCCATTACACCATCTCCGTTCAAATCCAACCAAACTGTTCCACCTAATCCTGCAAGTTCAAACAAACCTGCATCCAAATCAGGATAGTCAATGCCTCCTTCTAAGGTAACAACGTCTGAAGTCAAGGTATTGTCGATATCGCTGTCATTGGTTTCATCACCACCTTCATTCTGCTCGGTCACTTGTAGTGTACCTGATATTTTGTCTATCACGATGTAGTAGCTGCCGTTCGCCAATCCACCAAACCAATAGAAGCCATTTTCGTCGGTCAAGGTGCTGTTTACCAACTCACCTGTGTTGGCATCGTAAATATTCACGATAATGTCCTGCAAGCCTGGCTCACCTTCGTCTTGAATACCATTGGCATTTTCATCCAACCAAACATAATCTCCTAAGCCATTCACTGGTGGAATCCAATATCCGAAGTCCAAATCAAGGTCTGATTCTCCTGACTCCAATGTAGTAGTCATCTGAATAAAGGTCGTTGGCTCCTCACCTGTTGGTAACAATGGTGGAACCAATGTGCTGTAAGTCCCTGGTGCCAAATTGTCAAACAAGTAGAACCCGTTTTCGTCTGTATCAATTGTAGCCAAGACATTGCCGTTTTCGCCCAACAATACTACCGTAACTCCTTCAATGCCTTGCTCACCAGCATCTTGAACACCATCGCCATTCATATCATTCCAAACAAAATCTCCCAACTGTACGGGTAAATAAATACCTGCGTCAATGGTGAAATTCTGCTCGCCTTCACCCAATGCAATCGTATCGCTTGTGCCGTTTTCATCTGCATTGCTGTCTGCTCTAAAGTCG
The Chitinophagales bacterium genome window above contains:
- a CDS encoding LytTR family transcriptional regulator DNA-binding domain-containing protein; the encoded protein is MNHKITAQLPAYSSPISTADSADFFYYKDRLIPHHFQVIEEKFPTSFVRTHQHYILNLLHINTIDSRERMVYLHPKWQWQVPIAHRQHTAFLKHIEKL